The Chitinimonas arctica region CTGCTGGGCCGCAATGAAAAGAAGCTGGCCCGCGTCTATGACGCCATCGAGTCCGCCGGCGGCGCCAAGCCCGCCGCCATCCCGCTGGATATGGCCAAGATGAGCGACCAGGATTGCGTCAACCTGGCCAATCTGCTCTGGAAGGAGTTCGATCGGCTGGATGGCATTGTTCACTGTGCCAACGGGTTCAACCATCTCTCGCCGCTGGTCAACCAGAAGCTGGAAGAGTGGATGGATATGTACCGAGTCAATGTGGCCGCGCCTTTTGCCATCAGCCGGGCTTGCCTACCGCTGCTGAAACGCGCGGACGACGGCGCGGTATTGTTCGTCGGCGAACAGCATGCTTTCGACCCCAAGGCCTATTGGGGTGGTTTCGCCGCCAGCCGTGCCGGCCAGGCCGCCCTGGCCAAGGTGGCGGCGGACGAATGGGACAAGCAGCCCTTCCCCCGCGTCAATCTGTTGATTCCCGGTCCGGTGCGTAGCCCTTTCCGTACCAAGACCCATCCAGCCGAAGATCTGGATGCGCTGCCGCTGGCGGCTGATATGGCGCCGGCCTTCCTGTGGCTGATGGGTCCGGCCGCCGCCGAAGTGCGCGGGCAGACCCTGTATTTCAATGCGCAACTGTCGGACACTGTCGTTCCGGACGATGAATCCGCCAGCTGATCACGCCACCGCGCCTGTCCGCCTGGACAAATGGCTATGGGCCGCGCGTTTTTTCAAGACGCGCAGCCTGGCCACCGCGGCCATCGACGCCGGCCATGTCCGGCTCAACGACGAGCGCCCCAAGCCGGCCCGCACCGTCAAGGTCGGCGACCGGCTGCATATCCGTACCGCCGCGGATGCGTTCGAACTGACCGTGCTTGCCATAAGCGAGCGGCGCGGCCCGGCCGGCGAAGCACGCCTGCTGTATGCGGAAACCGAAGCCAGCGTGGCCGAACGCGCCCGGAACCAACAAGCCCGCGCGCTGGAGCCCGTCTTCGACCATCCCGATGTCCGCGGTCGGCCGACCAAGAAATGGCGTCGGCAATTGCACTTTTTCCAGCGCAAACAGCAGGACTGAGCCGCCGATTGCGGTCAGGCAACCACACTTCTCTCCTACATCGCACTGCAACATTGCGGACATGCTGGGGTGTTAGCTTGAATTCCTTATCATTGTTCGACCAATCGCTTGGCTGAGTCCGATCCGATCCGGACCGGTCGCGTGGTGCCCACCAAAAAAAGATGGAGAGATGAGATGGATAGACGGCAGTTTTTAAAAGTCGGTGGCTTTGTCACGGCCTCGGCCGCCACCCTGGGACTGCCCGGCTGTGGCAGTGGCGATGACTCGGCCAGTACGACCGGGCTACCCGACACCACCGCCGCCACCGGCAGCGCCTGGAAGTTTCCGCAAAGCGTCGCCTCGGGCGACCCGCAGCCGGACGCCATCATGTTGTGGACGCGGGTGGTGCCCAGCAGCGCCGACGATGTGGCGAGCGCCGCGACCCCGGCCAGTTTCAGTGTACGCGTACTGGTGACCGCTACCGACAACAGCGCCGGCTTGGGTAGCAATGGCGAGTTGAAGGGCACCATGGCGGTCAATGCCACCGTGCCGGTCTATGCCGATTACGACAATACCATCCGCCACAAGGTGACCGGCCTGGCGGCCGGCACGACCTACTACTACCAATTCGTCGCCGGCGATGCCCGTTCCCGCGTCGGCCGTTTCAAGACCGCGCCGGCCCGCGATGCCGATATCGCCAAACTGAAATTCGCCGTGATGACCTGCCAGGACTGGAGCATCAATCACTGGGGTGCCTACAGCGATGTGCTGGGCCAGGACCTCGACTTCATGGTCCACCTGGGCGACTACATCTACGAAACCGTCGGCGAGGGCTTCCAGGTCGGTGCGGTCGAAAGCCGCCATACCGCACTGGTGCTGCCGAACGGCACATTCAAAAGCGGGACGTCCGGAGCCAAGTACGCCACCACCCTGGCCGACTATCGCTACCTCTACAAGCAATACCGCACCGATAGCCGCTTGCAGGCCGTGCACGAGCGCTTTGCCATGGTCGCCATCTGGGACGACCACGAGTTCTCCGACGATTGCTGGGGCGACGCCGAGACCTATGGCAACGGCACTTTCAGTGCGACCGCCAGCGACAATACCCACCAGCCGCTTCGTCGCCGCAGCGCCAACCAGGCCTGGTTCGAATTCATGCCGGCCGATATCTATTTCACTACCTCGCTGGCAGCGGGCGTGGAAAACATCCGTATCTACCGCGACCTGCAGTTCGGCAAGCTGGCGCATCTGATCATGACCGACGAGCGCCTGTACCGCAGCGACCATATGATCCCGGAAGCGGCCGTCAACCCCGCCACCGGCCAGCAGGTCGGCAGCATCGGCAGCCGCTACATGGTGCCGGAAGCCACTTTGTACGGCGCCGAGGCGCTGAAGATCGACGGTGCCAAGCGGCTGGGCTTGCCCGATCCGCTGGTGTTTGTCTCCATGCTGGGGACCAGCCAGCGCAATTGGTGGAAGGACACGATGAAGTCCTCGCCGGCGGCCTGGAAGCTGTGGGGCAACGAAGTCTCGCTGATGCGCATGGGCGTGGACGGTAGCAATGCCATCGCGACCTTGCTGGCCTTGCAATCGGTAAGCACCCTGGCCGGCAATATCTCGGGCGCCCTGGCTTTGACCGGCGGCAATGTGCCGGTGGCCGGCGCCATCGTGGCGGCCGTGACCGCCGGCGCTGCGCAAGCCGCTGCCGGCGCGGCGGGCACCGCGATCGCTACTGCTGCCGCAACCGGTGGCGACAAGGGCGCCGCCGCCGTTGGCGCCGGCCTGAGCGCCCCGCAAGCCGGCATCGCAGTGGCCGCATTCAACGCGGCCCTGGCTGCCGCAGCAGGTGGCGCCACGGCCCAAGTGGCCGCCGCCGCCCAGACCATCGCCTTCGGTTATATCAAGCCGGATGTAGCAGCCAACAAGCAGAACTCGCCCTTCGTGATCGCGGCCGGCCAGCAAGCTGCCCTGGCACCGTTCTTCACCAAGTTCCTGCTGAATGCCGACCAGTGGGACGGCTACAACGAAGAGCGCAAGGACCTGATGAACCATATCAAGTCCACCGGCATCAAGAATGTGGTCGCCCTGACCGGCGATATCCACTCCTTCTTCGCCGGCGCGGTCAGCGACAACTTCACCGGCAGCGGTGGCGGTACCCCCGTCATGGTCGACCTGGTGACGGCAGGGATCAGCTCCGACTCCTTCTTCAGCTATCTGAAGAGCGCGGTAGGCAGCCTGTCCGCCAGCCTGGCCACCCTGGTCTACTACCCGCTGCCCGTGCCGGTGCCCGGCCTGGGCACGGTCAACCTCAATGTCAACCTGCTCGACTACACCATGGGCAAGGCCGCGCCGACGGCCGCCAGCCTGGCCGACAGCCTGCGGGTGCAATTGCGCGGCGAGTTGGGCAAGCTCGGGCTGCCGGAAGTCCAGCTGGACGCCACCACCAGCGCCGTGCTGGGCGGCTTGCAGGCCAGCGCAGCCTTTACCGGCCAATTGCTGCCGCTGGCACAGCAGCTTGCCAGCCTCAACAGCAATCCATGGCTGAAGCTGGTCAACACCGATGCCCAGGGCTATATGGTGGTAACGGTGACATCCGCTCAGCTGAGCTGCGAGTTCCGCCAGGTTAACAAGCTGGTGGGCGGGACGGCGCCGGCCACGGTTGTGGCGAAAACCACCACGGCGACGGTGATGAAGGATGTTGCGGCGGTGACGGTGGCCTGAGAAGGCTGGTAAGCAGACAAAGCCCCGCTGATGCGGGGCTTTGTCGTTAGTGCGGCTTGTAAGTAACGCTTTTCCTTAGCGACCTGCTGATTAATTGCGCCACAATCGCGCCACAAAAATGGCGCGATTAGCGTAATCGCGCCACAATCGCGCCATTCTCCTGCCGAATCGCGCCATTCCGCCATGTCTACAGCCGCGCAAGTACTGGATACCGTCCTAAACGCAACCGCCGGTCTGACGATAGGGGAGCTTTTATTGCAGCACCCCGACGTCCCCCGTCGAACTGCCCAGCGTTGGCTCAACGAGTGGGTGAAGGAAAACAAACTAGTCGCTGTCGGTACCGGTAGGACGCGGCATTATCGTGCATCCGGGACAGCGGCGCCGGCACCTGCCGAAGTTCGTACCGATGGTTTTCATGCCTCTATCCAGCTTTCGGTCGATAGCCTGGATATCGTCACTTACCTTGAGCAGCCGGTTGTAGCGCGTAGACCGGTGGGTTATCAGCGTGACCTATTGGAGACGTATCAGCCCAATGTGACCTTCCATCTGGCCGAACCACTTCGGCGGCAGCTGCATCGAATGGGCAGAACCGCCGCAATGCTTAGCCCGGCCGGCACTTATAGCCGCGCGATCCTGAACCGCTTGCTGATCGATTTGTCCTGGGCATCCAGCCATCTGGAAGGAAATACCTATTCCCGACTCGATACACGCAAGCTGATCGAGTATGGCCAGGTGGCGCAGGGAAAGGGAACGCTGGAAACCCAGATGATTCTCAACCACAAGTCCGCAATCGAGTTGCTGGTTGAGAATATCGAAACGGCAGGATTCAACCGCTTCACCTTGATGAATTTGCACAGCGCCCTGTCGGAAAACCTGCTGCCGAACCCCGCCGATGAGGGGCGCATTCGACAGCATGCGGTAGAAATCGGCAAAAGCGTGTATCGACCCCTATCCGTGCCGCAGCAGATCGATGAAATGCTGGGAATCTTGCTGGAAAAGGCTGGGCAGATTTTAGATCCGTTTGAGCAATCATTTTTTGTGATGGTGCACTTGCCGTATCTCCAGCCTTTTGCGGATATCAACAAGCGTACTTCCCGCCTGGCCGCCAATCTGCCGCTGTTCCGGGCCAATTTGTGCCCGCTGACTTTCCTGGATGTACCGGAACGAGCCTATAGCCTTGCCATCTTGGGCGTGTACGAAATGGGTCGAGTGGAGTTACTGCGCGATCTCTATTTGTGGGCCTATGAACGGTCCACGCAGGAATATCTTGCGATTAAACAAGATTTGGCAGAGCCCGATCCCCTTCGCCTGGCTTATCGTGACCTGATCAAGCAGACGATACGGGATATCGTTTCCCAACCTACGCTGGAACCGCTCGCCCTCGTCCAGCGGGCTGTGGTGGGGGTCCCTGAGACGGACCGCTCGAATATTCAGTCACTGATCGTGCAGGAGCTAGGACGTTTGCATGAGGGTGTACTTGCGCGGTATGGCTTGCGGCCCGCTGAATTGCTTGCGTGGAAGGCAGCCCAGGGGCGTTGATCGAAGCGGCAATTTGGGTTCGATCTGCGGCGATTTTTCGTGCGGCTAGACCGCGTCGCGCGCTCGACCGCCCACTGTCAGCGGCATGGGCCAACGTCCGCTCAAGACCACCCCGGCCAGCGTCAGCAATCCACCCAGCACATGGTAGCCAGCCAGTTGCTCGCGTAGGACCAAGGCCGCGATCACGGCAGTGAAAACCGGCAGCAGGTTGAAGAAGATGGCGGTCCGGCTGGGTCCAAGGCGGCCCACCGCGTGTATCCAGGCCAGGGTGGCGACCATGGAGGCGGGGATGCCGGCGAACAGGATGTAGGGGAGGTTGGTGCTGTTCACGCCGGTCTTGGGCGAGAGCAGGTACAAGGGCAACAAAGCGAGGATGGCGACCAGGATCTGCACATAGAGCAGCTGCGTGGCGGGTATCTTCAGCTGCCATTTCTTCAGCAGCACGCTGTATAGCGCGTAGGCTAGGTTGGCGACCAGCATCAAGGCGTCGCCCAGGCCGATGCCATGGGCGAACAGCCTGCCGACGCTGCCTTCCGATACCACGATCAAGACACCGGCAAAGGATAGTATCGCGCCGGCCAGTGCGCCGGCCGTGAGTTGCTGGCCCAGCATGGCGATGGAGAGGGCCAGCGCCATCATGGGCATCAGCGACAGGATGATGCCCATATTGGTGGCGCTGGTGAGATGGGCGGCATAGTAGGCCAGGCTTTGGTAGGTCGCCATGCCGAGAATGCCCAGCAGGGCGATCTTGCCCAGGTGGGGCCGGATGGCGGCCCAATTGGCCAGGACCGGCCGGAGCAGGAAAGGCGTAAACAGCACACCGGCCAGCAGCCAGCGATAGAATCCGATCTCGGCGGGAAAGATGGCGTCGGCCGCCAGTTTGCTGACGACGGTATTGCCGGCCCAAATCAGTACGGCCAGCAGGGGAAAGGCATATTGCAACAAGGAGACCTCCAATCGATGACTGGATTGTCTCCTTGTCTGTCCTAATTGATATAGTGAATTTCGGACAATCGATCCGCCATTCCGGACGATGGCGTCCCCGCCTTAACGCGCCTTGCTGAGATCCTTATAGGCGGCCGGGACATTCAGACCGGGATGGACCCAGCCAAACAGGCTATAGCCGCCGAACTCCGGCATGGCGACGGCCTTGACCGTTTGCTCCAGCGTCATGCCCTTGTCGATGGCTGCCTGGACGTTCTGCTTCACGGCACTCAGGTAGTCGAGGTGCCATTTCAGGGCTTCCCGGTCCATCGGTACCCCGTGGCCGGGGACGATGCGGGCATCCGCCGGCAGGAAGGCGTAGACCTTGTTCAGCGTATCCAGGGTTTGTGTCAGGTGGCCATCCAGCAGCCAGGGTAGGGCGGGCTTGCTGGCGATAATGGCATTGCCGGCCCACATCACCTTGGCGGCCGGGTCCCATACGAACAGATCGCCACCCGTCTGGGCAAAGCCGAAGTCGATGATGTCCACGCTGCGGCCGCCAAGATCCACGGTGACACTGCCGCCCGCGGGCACCAGGATATCGCCGGTGCGGGCCTGGATTTCCTCGATGCCGCGGCCGTTGCCGAAGTGCTTGAGCATAAAGGCTTTGTCGTCTTCCAGATGCGCCGACACATAGTTGCGGGTATTGGCGTGCTGAATGATGCGGGTGTTCGCCGGCAGATACATATTGCCGTAGGAATGGTCGCCATGTGCGCTGGTATTGATGGCGTAGGTAATGGTTTTTGCCTGGTTCTTCTTGTTCAAGGCCATGACCTGCTGGTGCAAGCGCTTGTTCAGCATGGTTTCGATCAGCAAGGCGCCTTTGCTGCCGACGATCAACCCACCACTGGTCGCGGCGGCGGCACCCTTGGCGTTCAGGTCCTTGGCATCTTGCGGATAATAGGCGTAGGCGCCGGGGGCCAACTGCTCGCTGACCATTTCGACCTTGTTGCCGTCCCAGATCGGTTCGGCAGCCTGGCTGTGGCTGGTCCAGGCGAGGGCCAGGACGGCGGTGAGGGTGGTGAGGGATTTTTTCATGATGACTCCGCAGTGTTGATCAGGGCCAAATGGCCACTATAGGCAAGGCTGGAACAGACGCTCGCGTTAAGTGGTGTTCAGCATAGCCCTTTCAAATCTGCAAATGAATCGACATAATTGATAGCCTGATTTGCAAGAATGCAATCCATGACCGACCTGAATGATTTGCGCTTGATCGCGGCCATCGCCGAAACCGCGACGCTTGCCGGCGCGGCAAGGCGGCTGGCGGTCAGCCATGCCACGGTTTTCCGGCGCTTGGAGAATATCGAAGCGGGTCTGGGCGTGCGCCTGTTCGAGCGGCGGGCCGGCCGCTATGTGGCCACGGCGGCGGGTGAGGAGCTGGCCGATGTCGGCGCCGAGATCGACCGGCTGGCGACCCGTTCGCTATTGAAGGTGGTCGGCCACGATCTGCGGCCCAGCGGCCTGGTGCGTATCACCACGACCGAAAGCATCGCCATCTGCTGTCTGGGACCGATTCTGGCCAGCTGCCGGCGGCTGCATCCGCAGATCAGCATCCAGCTATTCACCAGCAACGATATGCAAAGCCTCAGCAAGCGCGACGCCGATATCGCCATCCGGCCTACCCATCGGCCGCCCGAGGAGCTCATCGGCAAGCGTATCGGCGGCCTGGCCATGGCCGCTTACGCCAGCCGGGCCTACCTGGCCAACCACGGTGAAAGCCAGGGGCTGGCCGAGCATGATTGGCTGGCACTGGACGATTCCATGAGCCAGCATCGCTCGCTGAAGTGGTTGTCGCGCATGGTGTCGCTCGAATCCTTGCCGTTCCGTGCCAATACTTTCCCCGTGCTGCGGCAAGCTTGCGCCGAAGGACTGGGGGTGGCGCTGATGCCGTGTTTTGTCGGCGATACGCATGCCGCGCTGCAACGGGTCACCGGGCCGCTGGAAGGCCTGGATAGCGAACTGTGGCTACTCACCCACCCTGATCTGCGCGATACCGCCCGCATCAAGCTGGTATACCAGTTCCTGCAACAGCAACTGGCCGGCCTGGCACCCTTGTTCGCCGGCGATGTGCCGAACGGCAGCCATGGCGAATAACTATCTCGCCATTCCGGACTTCACCACGCTGCCGGCGCCGGTGTATTTCCGCCATGATGAATTCGGCGCCGATACCCACTCGGCGCCGCACAGCCACGCCTGGGGGCAGCTGAACTACGTGGCCAACGGTGTGATGCAACTGGAAATCAGCGGACGGCGT contains the following coding sequences:
- a CDS encoding SDR family NAD(P)-dependent oxidoreductase, with amino-acid sequence MQPWQDFHAPADYLRDRVILVTGAGQGLGESAAMAFAAHGATVILLGRNEKKLARVYDAIESAGGAKPAAIPLDMAKMSDQDCVNLANLLWKEFDRLDGIVHCANGFNHLSPLVNQKLEEWMDMYRVNVAAPFAISRACLPLLKRADDGAVLFVGEQHAFDPKAYWGGFAASRAGQAALAKVAADEWDKQPFPRVNLLIPGPVRSPFRTKTHPAEDLDALPLAADMAPAFLWLMGPAAAEVRGQTLYFNAQLSDTVVPDDESAS
- a CDS encoding DMT family transporter encodes the protein MLQYAFPLLAVLIWAGNTVVSKLAADAIFPAEIGFYRWLLAGVLFTPFLLRPVLANWAAIRPHLGKIALLGILGMATYQSLAYYAAHLTSATNMGIILSLMPMMALALSIAMLGQQLTAGALAGAILSFAGVLIVVSEGSVGRLFAHGIGLGDALMLVANLAYALYSVLLKKWQLKIPATQLLYVQILVAILALLPLYLLSPKTGVNSTNLPYILFAGIPASMVATLAWIHAVGRLGPSRTAIFFNLLPVFTAVIAALVLREQLAGYHVLGGLLTLAGVVLSGRWPMPLTVGGRARDAV
- a CDS encoding alkaline phosphatase D family protein, which translates into the protein MDRRQFLKVGGFVTASAATLGLPGCGSGDDSASTTGLPDTTAATGSAWKFPQSVASGDPQPDAIMLWTRVVPSSADDVASAATPASFSVRVLVTATDNSAGLGSNGELKGTMAVNATVPVYADYDNTIRHKVTGLAAGTTYYYQFVAGDARSRVGRFKTAPARDADIAKLKFAVMTCQDWSINHWGAYSDVLGQDLDFMVHLGDYIYETVGEGFQVGAVESRHTALVLPNGTFKSGTSGAKYATTLADYRYLYKQYRTDSRLQAVHERFAMVAIWDDHEFSDDCWGDAETYGNGTFSATASDNTHQPLRRRSANQAWFEFMPADIYFTTSLAAGVENIRIYRDLQFGKLAHLIMTDERLYRSDHMIPEAAVNPATGQQVGSIGSRYMVPEATLYGAEALKIDGAKRLGLPDPLVFVSMLGTSQRNWWKDTMKSSPAAWKLWGNEVSLMRMGVDGSNAIATLLALQSVSTLAGNISGALALTGGNVPVAGAIVAAVTAGAAQAAAGAAGTAIATAAATGGDKGAAAVGAGLSAPQAGIAVAAFNAALAAAAGGATAQVAAAAQTIAFGYIKPDVAANKQNSPFVIAAGQQAALAPFFTKFLLNADQWDGYNEERKDLMNHIKSTGIKNVVALTGDIHSFFAGAVSDNFTGSGGGTPVMVDLVTAGISSDSFFSYLKSAVGSLSASLATLVYYPLPVPVPGLGTVNLNVNLLDYTMGKAAPTAASLADSLRVQLRGELGKLGLPEVQLDATTSAVLGGLQASAAFTGQLLPLAQQLASLNSNPWLKLVNTDAQGYMVVTVTSAQLSCEFRQVNKLVGGTAPATVVAKTTTATVMKDVAAVTVA
- a CDS encoding MBL fold metallo-hydrolase; the protein is MKKSLTTLTAVLALAWTSHSQAAEPIWDGNKVEMVSEQLAPGAYAYYPQDAKDLNAKGAAAATSGGLIVGSKGALLIETMLNKRLHQQVMALNKKNQAKTITYAINTSAHGDHSYGNMYLPANTRIIQHANTRNYVSAHLEDDKAFMLKHFGNGRGIEEIQARTGDILVPAGGSVTVDLGGRSVDIIDFGFAQTGGDLFVWDPAAKVMWAGNAIIASKPALPWLLDGHLTQTLDTLNKVYAFLPADARIVPGHGVPMDREALKWHLDYLSAVKQNVQAAIDKGMTLEQTVKAVAMPEFGGYSLFGWVHPGLNVPAAYKDLSKAR
- a CDS encoding LysR family transcriptional regulator; this translates as MTDLNDLRLIAAIAETATLAGAARRLAVSHATVFRRLENIEAGLGVRLFERRAGRYVATAAGEELADVGAEIDRLATRSLLKVVGHDLRPSGLVRITTTESIAICCLGPILASCRRLHPQISIQLFTSNDMQSLSKRDADIAIRPTHRPPEELIGKRIGGLAMAAYASRAYLANHGESQGLAEHDWLALDDSMSQHRSLKWLSRMVSLESLPFRANTFPVLRQACAEGLGVALMPCFVGDTHAALQRVTGPLEGLDSELWLLTHPDLRDTARIKLVYQFLQQQLAGLAPLFAGDVPNGSHGE
- a CDS encoding Fic family protein — protein: MSTAAQVLDTVLNATAGLTIGELLLQHPDVPRRTAQRWLNEWVKENKLVAVGTGRTRHYRASGTAAPAPAEVRTDGFHASIQLSVDSLDIVTYLEQPVVARRPVGYQRDLLETYQPNVTFHLAEPLRRQLHRMGRTAAMLSPAGTYSRAILNRLLIDLSWASSHLEGNTYSRLDTRKLIEYGQVAQGKGTLETQMILNHKSAIELLVENIETAGFNRFTLMNLHSALSENLLPNPADEGRIRQHAVEIGKSVYRPLSVPQQIDEMLGILLEKAGQILDPFEQSFFVMVHLPYLQPFADINKRTSRLAANLPLFRANLCPLTFLDVPERAYSLAILGVYEMGRVELLRDLYLWAYERSTQEYLAIKQDLAEPDPLRLAYRDLIKQTIRDIVSQPTLEPLALVQRAVVGVPETDRSNIQSLIVQELGRLHEGVLARYGLRPAELLAWKAAQGR
- a CDS encoding RNA-binding S4 domain-containing protein, which codes for MNPPADHATAPVRLDKWLWAARFFKTRSLATAAIDAGHVRLNDERPKPARTVKVGDRLHIRTAADAFELTVLAISERRGPAGEARLLYAETEASVAERARNQQARALEPVFDHPDVRGRPTKKWRRQLHFFQRKQQD